The following proteins come from a genomic window of Lycium ferocissimum isolate CSIRO_LF1 chromosome 4, AGI_CSIRO_Lferr_CH_V1, whole genome shotgun sequence:
- the LOC132053900 gene encoding putative late blight resistance protein homolog R1A-3, with translation MEVVETCEKRTLSSVEPSTERSFPSIDEEVVGFVEDAENIMQKLTGGTKDMDVLSIYGMPGLGKTTLAGKVYNNPSIVNRFDVRVWCSVSQTYDRRTLLVEIFKQTTHDKSEIKEDVDVIADMLQKALIGRRYLIVLDDIWEVEAWEDVGLCFPNNEKGSRVIVTTRIEEVAKNLQHRSDPYSLRFLTVEESWELLKKKGYKLPNIVRDCLLSLS, from the exons ATGGAGGTTGTTGAGACGTGTGAAAAAAGAACTCTTTCTTCTGTGGAGCCTTCCACCGAACGTAGTTTTCCATCAATTGATGAGGAAGTTGTGGGTTTTGTGGAAGATGCAGAAAATATAATGCAGAAATTGACTGGAGGAACAAAGGATATGGATGTCCTCTCAATCTATGGAATGCCAGGACTCGGGAAAACAACTTTGGCCGGGAAAGTGTATAACAATCCTTCCATTGTTAATCGCTTTGATGTTAGAGTATGGTGTTCTGTTTCGCAAACATATGATAGGAGGACATTGTTGGTTGAGATTTTCAAACAAACAACACATGATAAGAGCGAAATTAAAGAGGACGTTGACGTCATAGCTGACATGTTGCAGAAGGCTCTAATAGGCAGAAGATACCTCATTGTATTAGATGATATATGGGAAGTTGAGGCATGGGAAGATGTAGGATTATGTTTCCCTAATAATGAAAAAGGAAGTAGAGTAATAGTAACAACTCGAATTGAAGAAGTGGCTAAGAATCTTCAGCACCGCAGTGATCCTTATTCTCTTAGATTTCTAACAGTGGAAGAgagttgggaattattgaagaagaaa GGTTACAAGTTGCCGAACATTGTAAGGGATTGCCTCTTGTCGTTGTCCTGA
- the LOC132052107 gene encoding putative late blight resistance protein homolog R1B-16: MEREASLWLEVANDLSSYVLEEQSMKVIQTSYDHLGNHLKPCLLYMGLFPEDFEIPVYDLLKLWIAEEFVLNAETENMEEASRVCLSNLLNRSLVMVSRKKFNGDIESCILHDVVREFCLRKLKEEKFMQLIVPYSPYQHSCPTESRLCIYMHDDLDKQLDHADYQLNKVPMFQSAEEAESLELIAHPEFNKWGNRSDPLSLLVKLRFVRVLNLMYVELPNSWATAISSFPHLRYLALRVKHFEFKWISHLHNLQTLRDYIRRDIIPTGC; encoded by the coding sequence ATGGAAAGAGAAGCGTCCTTGTGGCTTGAGGTTGCAAATGACTTAAGTTCTTATGTCTTAGAAGAGCAGAGCATGAAGGTGATACAAACAAGTTATGACCATTTAGGAAACCACTTAAAGCCTTGTCTTCTTTACATGGGCTTGTTTCCAGAAGACTTTGAGATTCCAGTGTATGATTTGCTGAAGTTGTGGATAGCTGAAGAGTTTGTATTGAATGCCGAAACAGAGAACATGGAGGAAGCATCTAGAGTTTGCTTGAGCAATCTACTTAATAGAAGCCTTGTAATGGTCTCTAGAAAGAAATTCAATGGTGATATAGAAAGCTGCATACTTCATGATGTAGTGCGTGAGTTTTGCttgagaaaacttaaagaaGAGAAGTTTATGCAGCTTATTGTGCCATACAGTCCATATCAGCATTCATGTCCTACGGAATCACGGTTATGCATTTATATGCATGATGATCTTGATAAACAATTAGATCATGCTGATTATCAGCTGAATAAGGTTCCAATGTTCCAGTCTGCCGAGGAAGCAGAGTCTTTGGAGTTAATTGCTCATCCAGAATTCAACAAATGGGGTAACCGATCAGATCCTTTATCTTTACTTGTTAAGTTAAGATTTGTTCGGGTGTTGAATTTGATGTATGTGGAATTGCCAAATTCTTGGGCTACTGCAATATCGTCGTTCCCTCACTTAAGGTACCTTGCACTTCGTGTCAAACACTTTGAATTCAAGTGGATATCGCACCTACACAATCTTCAAACTCTTAGAGATTATATCAGAAGAGACATTATACCCACGGGCTGCTAA